The nucleotide window GTTTTTTTATTATATGGAAAGTAATAAACAATTTTTTCTAAGAATTCTTGGTTAATTTCCACGGAAGATGTGAATGAGGGTGCTGACGCTGGGAAGATCAAGCTTTTTCAGGATCATCGTCTTTTGGTTCGCTATCGTTTTTGGTGAAGAATGCAGAGAGACATCTTTTCCCATTAAATTGTCGAAGACACTGCGCTCAGCCGGGGATAAGCAGGCTAGGATTAAAGACTGAATCATCATTTGCTGGGGCGTTGGACCGGTGGCTGTACTGCGGATCATCTCCGTCAGCAAAGCAAACTGCGATTTGAAAACATAACCGTGTGCTAAGCCGCGGACAGCCGCCTGAATGACAATATCTGGATCTTCAAACGAGGTGAAAATCAACACTTTACAGTCAGTAGCCA belongs to Holdemania massiliensis and includes:
- a CDS encoding response regulator transcription factor, with the protein product MNNAILQLVLVEDDLDFQYLIRQTVEKEADMRVLACCTSAKAAVALADAEKPDLILMDLSLNGSLSSGIEACRAIRMATDCKVLIFTSFEDPDIVIQAAVRGLAHGYVFKSQFALLTEMIRSTATGPTPQQMMIQSLILACLSPAERSVFDNLMGKDVSLHSSPKTIANQKTMILKKLDLPSVSTLIHIFRGN